In the genome of Actinobacillus lignieresii, the window CCGTTAGAAAGCAAGGTCGCAATCATATCCAACACGATTGATAAGCCCGAGCCTTTCCAGAAGCCCATCGGCATTAAGCGGCGGTTTTTCTCAACGGTTGCCGGATCACGGGTTGGGTTGCCGTCATCATCGAAACCGGCATCGACAAAGGTTTGGTGACCTTGTAAGCGGTGAACTTCTAACATTCCGTAGGAATACATTGAGCAAGACATATCCACCATTGTGATTGGCGTGGTCGGTACGGCAACAATTAACGGGTTAGTACCGACACGGCATTCTTTTGCCCCCCAAGGCGGCATTACCGCTAACGCATTGGTCCAGCAGATACCGATATAGCCTTTTTCCGCCGCTTGCCAGCCGTAAGAACCGCCTCGCATCCAGTGGTTGGCATTACGTAACGCCACTACACCGATACCGTTTTGCGAAGCGAGTTCCATCGCTCTGTCCATCATTTTTTTCGCTGTGAGGTTACCGATGGCTTGATGAGCGTCCCATTGCTCGATTGCACCCAATGAAAGCACTTTAGTCGGAACCGCTTCCGGTACGATATCGCCGTTTTCCAATTGTTGAATAAAACGTGGGAAACGGTTTACCCCGTGTGAATATGCACCCGCTTGGGTAGTATCGGCGAATACCGTTGCACATTCTTCCGCAATTTCTTCACGTACGTTACGTGCTAATAAAACACGTTTAAATTCAGCTTTTAAATCTTGATAAGAAACTCTCATTGGACACCTCTAATTTATGTCGTTTCAAATAGTAAAATGATATTTCATAAGTTACGCTTAGTTAGAAATGAAGTCAATTACACTAATAAAATAAAAGTTTTTATAATCAATAAGTTACAAATAATTTTGTCAATTTGTGACGGAGATCTCACTTTTCAAGGCTGATTTTTTAGGCTAAATTAACCGTGAAGCAAACGTTTTCGAAATAAAAATAAAGCAGAGGAAAGAATGAAAAAAGTATATGTAACGCACGGTTATACGGCGAACCCTAGCCGAAATTGGTTTCCGTGGCTGAAAAACGAATTGGAAAAATTAGGATGGGAATGTGAATGTTTAGCGATGCCGAATTCCGATCAACCGAATCCGCAAGCGTGGCTTGAACATCACCGAAATACACTTCAGTTAGATGAAAATACCTTACTCATCGGACATAGCTTGGGCTGCATTGCGTTACTGAATTATCTTGCGGTGACGCAACAAAAAGTAAAAACGGCAATTTTTGTTTCCGGCTTTTATGAGAAATTACCGAATTTGCCGGAATTGGATGACTTTGCAGATTGCTATGCAAATCAGACCGCTTGTTTACCGCAAAAGGCTTATGTTATTGCCGCCTTAAATGATACGGTTGTACCCCATTCGTTCAGTGATCGATTAGCGCAACACTTACAAGCGGATTATATTCGCTTGGCGCAGGGCGGGCATTTTATTGATCGGGAGGGTGTAACGAAATTGCCGGAGTTATTGGAATTAATTAAACAAATATCAAACTCATAAAAAAAGAGCGGTCGATAACAACTTCTCGACCGCTCTTTTACTTCATTTTTAGCATCACGCTAACCGTAAGTTACAGTAATAGCATTGATCCCCATTTGATAATATCAAAAAAGAATTTATTTTGATTAGTCGCCACACCATCCGGATTTTTAGCTTCGGACTTCGTTTCTTCAACCATTCCGCTCTTATACTGCCCTTTTACGACCGCCAAATCGTTCTTCGCTTTTTCTCGTAACACAAGACATTGCTTATCCGCTAACGGCTCGAATTCCTGATTATCTCTGAATTTCTTAAACAAGTATTGCGCATATCCCATAGATTTTTCATCGTCTTGGATAATTTTCACATATTGCTCACCGATAATGTCTTCCAACGGATAGAAAAATACGTATTGCGAATGAATATATGAATCTTCCTTACTAAACGCTTGCTGCTGAATACGCGTCAAATTCGGATAAATACACTGCTCCGCCTGATGGCTCGCCACCACCCAACGCTGCGCATCTTTATCCGATAACACATAATCCGCATTCGCAAACTCCCCTGGGAAAGCCTCTTGCTGTGGAGCAGAAGAACAGGCGGTGATTAATGCGATAAAACTCAATAAAGTGATTTTTTTGAACATGATATGTTTTTACTCTTTATAGAAAATAGACATAGCCTAACTGGTATTGTATCACTAGATTAAGCAATATTTAATGGAGAATAAATTCTTTATCACAATTACTTAGCAATGGAAACCTGCTTATTCGTTCTAGGAAGTAACTAGAATATAGAAATGGATAAAAACAGGCTAACTTTTTAGAATTATATCAATATTGCTACACCGCATATCCTTATCACTGTATGTCGGTACGTTCATAATGCATTTTAATTATTCTAAATTCTATTAATAAAACAAGCGGTCGCATTTTTCCTAAATTTTGCAAGTTTTAAGAAAAATTTGACCGCTTTTATTTTGACTTTCGGTGATATAAAGAATCTTTAGGCTATAAGAGATTTTTCTATATCTAATAAACCTACTAATCAACCGTGAAAACCTTTAATTGCTTAGTCTATAGGGTTTTCAGTCTCATTTTAAAACTAAGTTCTCCTACATCTAAGTAATTAGATGCACTTGCGATGAAAAAATGGATACAGTTTGTATTCTAACTCTAAATTTCTAGCTTTAAATGTATATTTTAGAGCGAATCCTTTACTATTCTTTCTTAATAATTGATTTTATACATTAGTTTACTCTTTTTTGATAATGTATTACATATAAATTACAGTAAATGAATTTTATGTTGATTTTATTCATTACAATTCATAAATTTATAAACTGGAAATGGTTGAATATTGTGCAAAAATTAAAAAAGCTCATAAAAAAACCAGGTATTTTTTTGCGTGACTATTTAAATAAAAAATACCCAATAAAGAACATTGAACAGCCTTATTCAGAATTAGAAGAACATATTCTTATAGAAGCTGATGAGAAATTAAATCATATCAGTGCTAGAAATTCTGTAATTCCTTTTGATATTGATGTTGTTTTTACGTGGGTTGATGGTAGTGATCTTAATTGGATAGAAAAGTTTAACAAGTTTTCTCCTGAACATAAAGAACGATCAGCGCTATATGCTACAGATTCAGCACGGTTTGAGAATCATAATGAGTTATTTTATTCAGTACATAGTGTATTGAAAAATATGCCGTGGATAAGACACATTTTTATTGTAACAGACAACCAGATACCTACATGGCTAAACGAAAATGACAATCATAAAATAAGTATAATTAATCACACAGATATTATTGATAAGAAATATTTGCCAACCTTTAACTCACACGTTATCGAAGCATTTTTATACAAAATACCTGATTTAAGTGAAAATTTTATTTATTTCAATGACGATGTATTCGTAGCTAGACCATTACAACCGGAGCATTTTTTCCAAAATAATGGTATTGCATCTATTTTTTTGGCAGATAAAAGCCTATTAAAAATGAAAGATAAAGGTATTATTACCCCTACACTATCAGCATCGGAAAAAAGTATTTCGTTATTAAATAGAAATTATGAAGTAAAAATAGATACGCCATTAGTACATACTTATATTCCATTGAAAAAGAGTGTATATGAATTAGCTTGGTGTCGCTATAAATATGAAATTGAGGAGTTCTTACCAAATAAACTTAGAAATAATAATGACATTAATTTTGCTAATTTTCTGATACCGTGGTTAATGCTCTTAGAAGGAAAGGCTATCCCCCAAAGAGAGGTATGCTACTACTTTAATATTCGTTCTCCACATGCAATAACGCAATATCGTAAGTTATTACAACAAAAGAAAAACGGAACTTCGCCTCATTCGTTCTGTGCGAATGATTTTAACAGTAAAAAAAGTATTGATAATTACCAAGATCTATTACTTAAAACATTAAAAGTTTATTATCAAATTTAATAACTATGGAGCAACTGTACAATGAATAAAAACTATACATTTAGTATAATTATGCCTATCTATAACGTTGAAAAATGGCTTGCAGAAGCAATAGATAGCTTAATCAACCAAAAAGGAATTTCTTTTTCTGAAGATGTTCAACTTATTTTAGTTAACGATTGCTCACCTGATAACAGTGAAACTATTTGTTTAGATTACCAAGCTAAATTTAAAAATATTATTTATGTAAAAAATGAAAAGAATATGGGATTATCTAATACACGTAATAATGGTTTAAAATATGCGGCAGGTAAATATATTAATTTCTTCGATCCTGATGATACATTATCTCCCTCCACTTTATCAGAAATTAAAAATTTTTTTACAAAATCAGAACAAAACAATATTAAATTAGCTCATGTATCAATTCCATTAGTTTTCTTTGAAGCTGCTTCAGGTTTGCACCCTAAATATTTCAATTTTGGTAAAAAGAATAAAGTAATTAATTTAGCTGATGAGGGATATAATTTTATATTATCATCTGCAAGTTCTTTTTATCCAAGAAACCTAATTATCAATCGAAAGTTTGATGCTACATTATTTGGAGAAGAGGATACTTTATTTAACTTCAAACTTTATGAGAAATGCCAAAATATTGGTTATGTAGTAGAAAATTCCGTTCGATATAACTATAGAAAACGTTTTGAGGGAGGATCTCAAGTAGACCAAAGTAGAATTAAACCTCAAGCGTTCCTTACTCCAATTCAACTTATTGAGAAAGTTAATATAGATAGAAAATCAGATCTATTCTATGAATTATGTATATATGAGCTACGCTCTCGACTAAAAACGATTAAACCTGATTTATTTGAAGATAAATCTGAATATGAATATATCATATCAAAATATAGAGAAATTATATCTAAAATCCCTCTTGATTTTATTCTTCACAAAACAAAATATTTAAATGAATTAGATAATAAATTATGCTTTATTACCCGAATCTTTAATGAAAAGATTGAATTTAATCAAGATGGATATATACGTGTAAATAACAACCCTATCTTCAAAGTAAATAAGTTACCGTTAGATATTAAAAACATAACGATAGAAAAAGATGTATTAATTATAGATGCTCTATTTAATGATTATAAGATGTCAGAGCTAGAAATAGTAATGATTAATAAAGAAAAAAAAGTCATTAAACCTATCACAAGTTATTATACGGATAGCTGTTATATAAGTAAAGTTGGGGATATAAAATCAACAAATGAAATTCTTTATTCTAGATTCGAGATTCCATTATCTGTAAAAAATGAATATAGATTCTACTTTAGATATAAGAAAAATGGATATATTTATATCTGTGATAGATTAAGAACCTATTCTGAAAGCCCATTCTTAGGAAATGGTGTTTTTAATAGTGATAAATTTAAATTATATTCTGAAAATTTAGGAATGAGTGTTTCTTTCCATAATAAAATCTTTAAAGTATTGCCTTTTAGTTATTGGAGTAAATTAAAAGACCGATTAACAACATTTAACCTTATAAGAAAAAAACATAAGAAAAATAAATGGCTTAGATTCTGTAAATTAAACAGACCAAAATACTGGCTATTCAATGATAGACCTATTAATGCAAATGATAAT includes:
- the yiaK gene encoding 3-dehydro-L-gulonate 2-dehydrogenase — translated: MRVSYQDLKAEFKRVLLARNVREEIAEECATVFADTTQAGAYSHGVNRFPRFIQQLENGDIVPEAVPTKVLSLGAIEQWDAHQAIGNLTAKKMMDRAMELASQNGIGVVALRNANHWMRGGSYGWQAAEKGYIGICWTNALAVMPPWGAKECRVGTNPLIVAVPTTPITMVDMSCSMYSYGMLEVHRLQGHQTFVDAGFDDDGNPTRDPATVEKNRRLMPMGFWKGSGLSIVLDMIATLLSNGESTAAVTEDKDDEYCVSQVFIAIEVDRLIDGKTKDEKLNRIMDYVKTAEPADPNVPVRLPGHEFTTILADNIANGIPVDETVWAKLKSL
- a CDS encoding RBBP9/YdeN family alpha/beta hydrolase yields the protein MKKVYVTHGYTANPSRNWFPWLKNELEKLGWECECLAMPNSDQPNPQAWLEHHRNTLQLDENTLLIGHSLGCIALLNYLAVTQQKVKTAIFVSGFYEKLPNLPELDDFADCYANQTACLPQKAYVIAALNDTVVPHSFSDRLAQHLQADYIRLAQGGHFIDREGVTKLPELLELIKQISNS
- a CDS encoding DUF5358 domain-containing protein, with the protein product MFKKITLLSFIALITACSSAPQQEAFPGEFANADYVLSDKDAQRWVVASHQAEQCIYPNLTRIQQQAFSKEDSYIHSQYVFFYPLEDIIGEQYVKIIQDDEKSMGYAQYLFKKFRDNQEFEPLADKQCLVLREKAKNDLAVVKGQYKSGMVEETKSEAKNPDGVATNQNKFFFDIIKWGSMLLL
- a CDS encoding stealth family protein, yielding MLILFITIHKFINWKWLNIVQKLKKLIKKPGIFLRDYLNKKYPIKNIEQPYSELEEHILIEADEKLNHISARNSVIPFDIDVVFTWVDGSDLNWIEKFNKFSPEHKERSALYATDSARFENHNELFYSVHSVLKNMPWIRHIFIVTDNQIPTWLNENDNHKISIINHTDIIDKKYLPTFNSHVIEAFLYKIPDLSENFIYFNDDVFVARPLQPEHFFQNNGIASIFLADKSLLKMKDKGIITPTLSASEKSISLLNRNYEVKIDTPLVHTYIPLKKSVYELAWCRYKYEIEEFLPNKLRNNNDINFANFLIPWLMLLEGKAIPQREVCYYFNIRSPHAITQYRKLLQQKKNGTSPHSFCANDFNSKKSIDNYQDLLLKTLKVYYQI
- a CDS encoding bifunctional glycosyltransferase/CDP-glycerol:glycerophosphate glycerophosphotransferase; protein product: MNKNYTFSIIMPIYNVEKWLAEAIDSLINQKGISFSEDVQLILVNDCSPDNSETICLDYQAKFKNIIYVKNEKNMGLSNTRNNGLKYAAGKYINFFDPDDTLSPSTLSEIKNFFTKSEQNNIKLAHVSIPLVFFEAASGLHPKYFNFGKKNKVINLADEGYNFILSSASSFYPRNLIINRKFDATLFGEEDTLFNFKLYEKCQNIGYVVENSVRYNYRKRFEGGSQVDQSRIKPQAFLTPIQLIEKVNIDRKSDLFYELCIYELRSRLKTIKPDLFEDKSEYEYIISKYREIISKIPLDFILHKTKYLNELDNKLCFITRIFNEKIEFNQDGYIRVNNNPIFKVNKLPLDIKNITIEKDVLIIDALFNDYKMSELEIVMINKEKKVIKPITSYYTDSCYISKVGDIKSTNEILYSRFEIPLSVKNEYRFYFRYKKNGYIYICDRLRTYSESPFLGNGVFNSDKFKLYSENLGMSVSFHNKIFKVLPFSYWSKLKDRLTTFNLIRKKHKKNKWLRFCKLNRPKYWLFNDRPINANDNAEYFFEYINKTNKKLAKRCYFVLDKNSPDIARMKEIGNVVIQNSFKHKFLYLNAKYIFTSHLATSFFKPISFKFLKYYNDLIESKIIWLQHGITMNDIETGANKFNKSVSKVVTCANFEADIFQQRKFFYPSQDIYQTGFTRYDKLKKGTNKTILVMPTWRAYLSGNILANGLHAKKDGFENSKYFLNYSALLKNEALISALRESGYELLFVIHPGLRQYNESFEAFENDVIKVMKKNSFSYNKLFNNSSLLITDYSSVFFDFAYSQKPCLFFQFDQDDFYGKHYKKGVFDFDTMAPGKVVKTDKELVKEILSLIKNNMTPSSHYLNIIRNTYKHLDDRNCERLLIEVVKNL